TTACTTCTTGTAAGATAAGTTCGATCAAAGTTGACGTTTTTCCGGTTCCCGGAGGTCCGTGGATCAAAAAAACTTCACTCCCTAAAGCCTTCTGTACAGCTTCATTTTGCGATTCATTGAGTTTCGTAACAACTTCAAAACTCTGTTTTTTAGGCTCTTTTGGCTCCCATATGCCAAGAGCGAAGTTTCGCATACGCCTTTGCACGCCGGTAGCATGCTGCAAGAGATGAAGATTTTCTTCCATCCTTTTAAATGTTACATCATTGATATATAGATCGATTCGAATGCCATCTCCGTAAACCCACTTTGGAGGTTTCTCTTCAAAAGCTACTGTGATAAAGTTTTTTCTCACTTCACTCACTGTACCAGTAACATCACTTTTAAGAGGCTCTCCACGTGAAATAAGCACGATGTCTCCAGAACCGATCTCCGTATCGATGATACGGCTTCTTCCAAATTTGACAAAATAGAGATTGAGCCGACTGGGCTCCTTGGAGCCTCTAAGCCCCAAAATCGCTCTACCGTAGATTTCACGCTCAGCTCCGCTTAATGCCTTTATCTCCCCTATAGTCGCTTCGATCTCCGCTCTTCTTTCGGTATTGATCAAATATCGGTACCGCTCACAAAACTCATGGATCTCTTTGATCTCGGCTTCCTCTTCTCGTGAGGGGAAAAGGGATTTATCCAGCCTCTTTTTGACCCGTTTTTTCAGGCACAGCAGCGTTTTACCATTTGCATAGTAGCTCTTTTTGATATCGGAGAGCTTGATGCCAATCTTTTTTAAAGCTTTTTGCAGGTCACTTCCACTCAAAACTTTTGGTACAATGAAACAGCTCAATGAGCCTCCTTGATTTTTAAACGCATTTTAGTACAAAGGGAAAGAATATGCAAAAATCTGTCTTTGTAGCCGGATGGGAAGATTTTATGACAAAAAAGTTTTTGGCTATCACTTTTGTTCCATTTTTTTTGACACTTTTGCTTTTTACAGCCATTTTCTATGGCGGTGGACAGGAAATCCTTCACATGCTTGAGCAACTTGCACAAAGTCCTAACGCTATTAACGATCCCTCACTTGCCCTTTTTGCAAAAGAGCATCCTATCCTTGCATGGCTTGCAAGCAATTCCGTTACCCATTTCATTATCGCTACGTTGTTAACCGTTCTTGGAGTGCTGTTTGCTATTTTGCTCTCCACTGCCACCGCTACGATCATCATGGGATTTTTCACTCCCTATATCATCAAAGAGATCCATAAACGTCACTACAGCCACTTAGATATTGGCAAAGGACTTGGGATCATCGAGTACATGGTACTGATGGCAAAGATCATCGTAAAAAGTATAGGACTCTTTTTGCTCTCTTTTATACTCTACTTCATCCCTCTGCTCAATGCCATTGCACTCAATATCCCTTTTTACTATCTTTTCCACTCCTTTTTGAGTCTCGATGTGGGAGGAGAGATCATGAGCAAAGAGGAGTTAGAAAATATTGTAAAGAAGTATCGTTTCAAGATTATGGGAACGACGGGAGTACTCTATCTCATCACTCTCATACCGATGGCCGGTATGATACTGCAGGTCTATTTTGTAAGCGTTATGGCACACCTTTTCTTTCGGCTCAAGTGAGCTTCTTCTCCCACTCAAGCGCCGTTTTGCAGATAAGCTCCAGATCGTTGTATTTTGGTTTCCATCCCATTTTTTGTTGAATTTTTTGGGAATTTGCTATGAGAATGGCCGGATCACCGGCTCTTCTGCCAGTAATTTCCACCAAAAAATTGTAATGACCCCTTACTTTCTGCACACCTAAGCCACTAAACGAAACACTTCCGCAGGTGTTTTGTACTGCAGCGCTGAATGTTTTCGTTTTTGGTTGTAAAAATTGATCCATTCTCCAATGATTTTGTTTGCCTCCTTGAGTGATTTGAAATTGTAGTGCCAGATACACTCTTCCTTTATGGTTCGGAAAAATCTCTCAATCATGCCATTCTGTTCAGGAGTATAGGGAGTGATAAATTCCTGAGTAAAATTGTAATCTTGAGCTGTTTTGGTGAACGATTTACTGCTAAATACTAGGCCGTTATCGCTTCGAAGGATAATTGGCTCTTGTAGTCGTTTGAGTTTTCCAAAGCGATAGATTAGACCTTCTTGCAAAACTGCCTCTGCTGTTGTTGCTTTACCGCTTTTAGAAAGTCTCCATCCAACGATTTCTCTTGTATAAGTATCAATCACACAAGCCAAAGTACTCCAGCCATCACCGCTACTGTATACACGGGTCATATCAATGGCCCATCTTTGATTGGGATAGTGTGAACGCGAAGGCATCATTTTGGCTCTTGGCCTATGGCCTTTGGAACGCTTTCTTACCTGCCAACTTTTTAGTTGCAGAATGCGCTGCACCGCTTTTTTGTTCATCCCAAGCAGCAAAGCTAAACGACGATAGCCATACGTTGGAAACTTTTCAATCATCTCTTTGACTTTTTTAACACGCCCCTCATCTAGTTTTTGCATTCTTTTAATTGGTTTATAATAAAAGCTCCTGCGTGGAAGATCAAAAAGAGAACAAAGCTTTGTGATGCTGATTGAGTAACCTTCATTTCTCATCTCGCTCTGAACTTGCATCACTTCTTCTCTTTTCCGAACAGAGCGTCGTACTTTTTTAATGCGATATTCTCCAATGTCAATTCACCTATAACTGCCTTCATATCTTTTATCTTCTCTTCATACATGGCAGCTATATCTTTAGGTCTGGCTCGAAGCTGATTCTCCATCCCTCTGCAAGCCTCTTCCATCCACTCCTCTATTGCTCCAGGTGCCAAATCATACTTTCTCGCAACTTCAGATACTGTAGTTTTTCCTTGAAAAATATCCATGACTATGGAAGCTTTCTTCTTTGCTGTAAAACGCTTTATCTCTTCTTCATTTATATTTAATTTCTCCATCTTTGACCCTTTTATCTTTCACTCTTTATGTATTATATCCTGTGCAGTTGGGCTGGGGGTCAGTATATGTAAGCATTCGCAGTATCTTTTAAAATCTGCTCGCTCATCAGTTTGCTTTGGCCGTAAGGATTGATAGGATATGTGGGAGCCTCTTCTGTGATTCCACCCATTGGTACACATGCTGGCTCTCCATAGACTGCTGCTGTAGAAGAGAAGATAAACTTTTTCACTCCGTTTTTTTCAGCCTCTTGTATCAAATTGGCGGTATTTGCAGTATTGTTTAGATAATATTTCAATGGATTTTCTACAGATTCTGGAACAATCAAGGCAGCCGCAAAATGGATGATGGCATCAAATCTGTTTTTTTGCATAAAATCATACAAAGCATCCCAATCAGACAGATCAAGCCTCTCAAAAACAAAATCTCCATAATGCTGTTTCAAGCGATTAATCGTCTCTTGAAAGCCTGTCGAGAGATTATCGATAACCGTGATCTCGTATCCACCCTTTTTGAGTAGCTCTTTGACTACATGTGAGCCTATATACCCTGCACCACCAGTTACGAGTATCTTTTGTACTAATAATCCTATTATCGCTTCGGATTATATTCTGGAACAATCTCTCTTAGAGTTTTGATAATATCCTCTTTTTTTTCACATTTCAATAAATATTCTATTTGATATTGTAGTTTGTCAATGCTATAGTTTGTAGATTCTGCAACAAAAATATCTTTATATTTTGTTTTTTTGCTTGCTTCATTAAACAAAAGTTCTTCATAGAGTTTTTCTCCTGGTCTTAAACCAGTAAACACAATTGCATTATCGTCTTTTCCAGAAAGTTTTAACATCTTTTTAGCTAGGTCAACTATCTTTACAGGTTCACCCATATCTAATATAAAAGTTTCTCCAGTTTTAGCTAAGCTTCCAGCTTGTAATACTAATTGACATGCTTCAGGGATAAGCATAAAATATCGAGTTACTTCAGGATGGGTCACTGGTAAAGGTTTATTTTGTGAGATTAATTTTTTAAATTTTGGTACCACGCTCCCACTGCTTCCTAATACATTACCAAAACGTACAGTACACATTTTTGTATTTTTTGAATCTACGTTTTGGACATAGAGTTCACATACTCTCTTTGTTGCACCCATTATATTGGTTGGACGTACTGCTTTATCTGTGGAAATAAATATAAAATCTTGAACCCTTCGTTTTATTGATAGATCGATGACATTTTTTGATCCAAGAATATTATTTATCACTGCACTTCTTGGATTATATTCACATATGGGAACATGTTTATAAGCAGCTGCATGAATAACAATCTGGGGCTCTTCCTTTTCAAAAACCTCCTCTAGAGCATCTTTATCTACAATATTAATAAGATAAGGTTTTCTAGGCAAATGCAATTCTTCGTTTATTACATATAAATTATATTCACAATTATCCACTAAAACTAATTTTTTTGCTCCATATTTCTCACATTGCCTTGCTATTTCACTTCCTATACTTCCACCAGCGCCTGTTATAAGAATTTTTTTATTTTTCACAAAAGCTCTAATGGCATTTTTATCTAAATCCTTTGGTTTTCTTGCTAAAATATCTTCTATAGATATATCTTTTATTCTTTCTTCGAAAGGATTATAAATTTTAACATTTACTATCCCCTGACCATGTAAAAAATCTACTAACTTATCAAGATCTTTCTGAGACAACTCTTTCGTAATTATCGCAGTTTTTATTTTATTATCTACATTTTTGATATCATAAACTTTGTATCCATACATATATGTACCAACTATATTTTTTTCATTATCATATATTTTTATAATTGAGTAAGGAATATCTTGTTTCAAAAGTGAAATAGCTTTATCATTCGCACCAAATATAAAAGCCGGGGTCCTATTCATTGATATTTTTTCATACATTAATCTTTTTGAGATTCTAAAAAAACCAATGAAAAGTATAGATAAGAAATAATCTATAAAAATTACACTTCTAGGAAATGGTGAAAAGATATCTCGAAGTAGTAAAAGAGTAGCACCTCCCAAAAAATAAGCCAGTGTTGTGGCCATAAGTAAAGATTTTAGCTCCTGGAGTGAAAAAAAACGCCAGCTAACAAAATAGAGTTTAAAAAGATAATAAAAAAATATTTTAAATAGAATCAATACTAATGCTATATTAAAAAAATTGTAAAGATACTCTTTTGGAATGGAAAAATTGAAACGAAGAAGGTAAGCAAGATAGAGGGTCAAAAAGGAGATGACAATATCACCTAGCAGAAAAAAAAATGCTCTTTTCATATTCGTAGGTTTAAGAAAATTTGATAATTTCACAAATCTCCTTTACCAGGTTTTTGGTAAGCGTGGTACCGCTTGGAAGGCATAAACCCTTTTTAAATAATCTCTCACTTCTACCATTGATATAGCTTTTTGCCCCATTAAATAAAGGCTGAAGATGCATTGGGTTCCAAAGAGATCTGCTCTCAATCTGCTTGTCTTTTAATTTGTTTATCACTTCCCACGGGTCTTTTTCTTTGAAAACAATAGTTGTAAGCCATCTTGTCCCTCTAGTCCCAGGAAGTTCTGGCATAAACTTTTCATCCAAAAACTCTTGATACCAGTGAAAAATCTCTCTTTTTTTCGCAATTCTTTCTTCTATGACTTCCATCTGCCCTACACCAATGGCTGCTAAAATATTACTCATACGGTAATTGAAACCAACTTCTTCGTGGACATATTCTATAAATCCAGGTTCTTTAGCTTGGGTCGAAAGAAATTTTGCTTTTTGTATAAGCTTTTCATCATCACTCACCAATACTCCGCCACTACTTGTTGTTAAAAGCTTATTTCCATTGAAACTAAACGCACCAAAAATCCCAAAGGTCCCAGAATGCTTTCCTTTGTAAAAAGCTCCTAGACTTTCAGCCGCATCTTCTATAAGGTAGATATCATTTTCCTCACAAAGTTTTTTAATTGGATCAATATTAGCTACCTGTCCATAAATGTGTGGGAGAATAACAGCTTTTATATCATTTTCTTTGATAGCTTTTTCCAAAAGCTCTACATCCATGTGCCAATACTCATCTACATCTATAAAAATTGGTTCATTTCTTTCATAAAGAATCGGATATACTGAACCAATAAAAGTAAAAGTAGATACTGCGACTTGTGAGTCTTTCACTCCCAAAACCTTCAATGCCAAATGCAAAGCACTCGTAGCATTGCATAACGCAACGGCACTTTTTACATTTGTATACTTTTTAATAGATTCCTCAAATCTATCAATAAACTCTCCATTTGGTGCGATATAGTTACTTTCAAAAGCTTGTTGGATATATTTTAGCTCTTTTCCACTCATATGAGGAGGTGAGAGAAAAATCACATTTAGCCTTTAATTGTTTTTATAATATATTTAATATCTTGCGCAAGGGACCAATGTTCAATATACTCTTTATTTATTTTCACCTTATCAGGCCAAATTATTTCATCATTGTACTTTTTAGGATCATCTACCTCAGCTAATATCTTTTCTTCATCTTTATACTTTATCGTAGCAGGACCAGTAATGCCAGGTTTGATAGATAAAAGAATTTGGTCTTCATCTTGGAGTTTGTCCATATATCCAGGAACATCTGGTCTAGGACCTACAAAACTCATATCTCCTTTAAGAATATTAAAAAGTTGTGGCAATTCATCTATTTTATAACGACGTAAAAAACGCCCACTTTTCGTAATACGGGCATCATTGGCTGTTGTAATGGATGTTCCGTTTAGATGCGGATACATTGTTTTTATTTTAATTATTGTAAAAAGCCTACCACCTTCTCCCACCCGCTTTTGAAAAAAAAATCCATTGCTCTTCGTTTCAATTGAAGCCACAAACCAAGCAACAAGAATTACAGGCCAAACGACAACAAGTCCAATTAATGCCAATATGACATCAAAAGTTCGTTTAATAATTTTTTGTTTTGGGCTCATTTGATTCTATAAATTTTCATCCAAGGACTTAATATCACAGGCTCAAAGAGCATAGGATCATAATTATCAAATAGATACATTTGGAAAAAAATGGAATTAATATACTTATTATCTGCTATAATAGCTTCGCCAAAGCTTTTATTGATAATAAGGCTTAATCCTTTGTCACGAATTTTTTGTTCTTTATAATGACTTTTCCCATTTTGATCAATACCTATAATATAGACGTTTTTAATTGGAGCCTGCTGGTTCCCGATAAGAATAACAGCCCTTCTTAGATCAACTATAAGTTGTCCGATATAAAGTTTCCCTCCTTTTTGAACTACTCTATTTTTGTAATAAAATTTCCTAGAATAAACCTTCCCAGTATTAAGATTACGTTCAGAAAAATAAGCAACTGTTGGGAATATATCAAACATTCTGTGAGGTAAAATTAAATAAATATCTCTGTTTAATTTTGGTGGTTTATATTCTTTTGTTGAAAGATTGGCAAAAAATTCATCAACATTAATCACTTTTTTGTTTTTTATAAACAATTGTGGTGCAACAGTTTTGTTCGTATCTACATATACTTTGATGGAAAGTTTCGCTAGATTTGCAGCCAGGCGTTGATCTGAGGTAGTAAGAATCTTTGAAACCAAAAAGTTATCTTCATTGTGTTTCCCCCCATCTATAAGAGTATTAACGTCTGCATAATACCAAATAGGATATCCATAATCCCACCACGTAATTGCGTAATCTTTAGGAAAACTTTTTTTGTTAAACTCATTAAGTAAAGCTACTTCACTTTTTAAAAGAGTTGTTGGCGTCAAATAGGGATAACTTTTTAGAGGATAAAATTCCTTGATACTATCAAGCCAACTTACCTTTTCGCAACATCCGGTAATATGCGTAATATTTGGAGCCAGGAGAAAAAGAGTACCTAGACTCACTGCTGCTATACGGACCTTTTTGGCTTCAAAACGCTCAGAAAGCCAAAAAAAGAAGTAAACTGCACTCATTGCGGCAATCGGGACTGCATAAACAGTAAATCGGAGGCCTCCAAAATAGGCAAAAAAACCTATCCCCCACAACGGAAGCGCAATAATAAACTCTTTATTGCGAATGAGTAATAAAATATATCCTGCAACAGCAATAACAAGCCCCAATAGAGAACCTACAATCCTATCCGCTACGACTTCGAAAGGAATTTTACCAGCCTCTCTGACCGTTTCGTTGACGTTAAGAAAATGGAGACCAGCAATTTGATCGGTATGAGAAGTATAAGAGAAAACTTTATGCAAAATAATCCCAAAAACATTCCCTATCAAAATAAATGCCAAAAAGCTCACACCTGCAGCAATTTGAAATTTTTTGAGCTCAGTATCATAAGTCTTGAGTAGAAACCAAAGAACTATCACAAGCAAGAGTTTAAACATCCATAAAATAGGCATTAGTGCAAAAGAAAAAATGATAATCGCTTTATAAGTAAACTTTTCATAGCGATAAAACAAAACCAGATACAAAAACATCATAATTCCCATCGCGTAAACAATGGAAAGCCCTTGGTCATAAAGCCAAGGATAAAGAATAACAGTCAAAGAGGCTGCTAAAATATAGTTTAAAGAGCGAGATTTTATAGCTGAGATCAAAAAAAAGAAAACAAACATAGGTAGCATTGCACTGAACATATCGGTATCGTAGTAACCAGCCAATGTCCGGTTGTAGTAGCTCCAGCCAATAGACGCAATAAGCGCACTCAAAAAACCCCATATAACATTGCCATAGAGTCTACCAACCAAAATGATTGGTATAACAACAAGGGAACTAAGAACAGGAGGTAAGTAAAGCATCGCCGTATCAAGAGAAATTGGCAGAAGTTTAACGATATAGGCGGTAATTACTGCCGTGCCGTACCGCCATACATCCAAGAGCCTTGGATTATCTAGATGCTCATGATACAAAATTTTTTGCGCCCCACTTCCAAAAAAATATCCATCTACATTATTAATCATTAACTGGCCATTCCAAAAAAATTCAGGGTTATGACTTGCCCACCCAATCCAGTAAAGATGGAATAGATAAGAAAATATATAGGCTGTAACAATGGCCAGTATCATCACCATGCTCTTTTTTTGCACATACATCTACATTCCTTTTATTTTCATTTTCAAAACATCGTATAATCCCGCTAAACTACCAACT
The Nitratiruptor sp. SB155-2 genome window above contains:
- a CDS encoding EI24 domain-containing protein, whose translation is MQKSVFVAGWEDFMTKKFLAITFVPFFLTLLLFTAIFYGGGQEILHMLEQLAQSPNAINDPSLALFAKEHPILAWLASNSVTHFIIATLLTVLGVLFAILLSTATATIIMGFFTPYIIKEIHKRHYSHLDIGKGLGIIEYMVLMAKIIVKSIGLFLLSFILYFIPLLNAIALNIPFYYLFHSFLSLDVGGEIMSKEELENIVKKYRFKIMGTTGVLYLITLIPMAGMILQVYFVSVMAHLFFRLK
- a CDS encoding IS3 family transposase, which produces MQVQSEMRNEGYSISITKLCSLFDLPRRSFYYKPIKRMQKLDEGRVKKVKEMIEKFPTYGYRRLALLLGMNKKAVQRILQLKSWQVRKRSKGHRPRAKMMPSRSHYPNQRWAIDMTRVYSSGDGWSTLACVIDTYTREIVGWRLSKSGKATTAEAVLQEGLIYRFGKLKRLQEPIILRSDNGLVFSSKSFTKTAQDYNFTQEFITPYTPEQNGMIERFFRTIKEECIWHYNFKSLKEANKIIGEWINFYNQKRKHSALQYKTPAEVFRLVA
- a CDS encoding transposase — protein: MEKLNINEEEIKRFTAKKKASIVMDIFQGKTTVSEVARKYDLAPGAIEEWMEEACRGMENQLRARPKDIAAMYEEKIKDMKAVIGELTLENIALKKYDALFGKEKK
- a CDS encoding SDR family NAD(P)-dependent oxidoreductase — its product is MIGLLVQKILVTGGAGYIGSHVVKELLKKGGYEITVIDNLSTGFQETINRLKQHYGDFVFERLDLSDWDALYDFMQKNRFDAIIHFAAALIVPESVENPLKYYLNNTANTANLIQEAEKNGVKKFIFSSTAAVYGEPACVPMGGITEEAPTYPINPYGQSKLMSEQILKDTANAYIY
- a CDS encoding UDP-N-acetylglucosamine 4,6-dehydratase family protein; this encodes MKLSNFLKPTNMKRAFFFLLGDIVISFLTLYLAYLLRFNFSIPKEYLYNFFNIALVLILFKIFFYYLFKLYFVSWRFFSLQELKSLLMATTLAYFLGGATLLLLRDIFSPFPRSVIFIDYFLSILFIGFFRISKRLMYEKISMNRTPAFIFGANDKAISLLKQDIPYSIIKIYDNEKNIVGTYMYGYKVYDIKNVDNKIKTAIITKELSQKDLDKLVDFLHGQGIVNVKIYNPFEERIKDISIEDILARKPKDLDKNAIRAFVKNKKILITGAGGSIGSEIARQCEKYGAKKLVLVDNCEYNLYVINEELHLPRKPYLINIVDKDALEEVFEKEEPQIVIHAAAYKHVPICEYNPRSAVINNILGSKNVIDLSIKRRVQDFIFISTDKAVRPTNIMGATKRVCELYVQNVDSKNTKMCTVRFGNVLGSSGSVVPKFKKLISQNKPLPVTHPEVTRYFMLIPEACQLVLQAGSLAKTGETFILDMGEPVKIVDLAKKMLKLSGKDDNAIVFTGLRPGEKLYEELLFNEASKKTKYKDIFVAESTNYSIDKLQYQIEYLLKCEKKEDIIKTLREIVPEYNPKR
- a CDS encoding aminotransferase class I/II-fold pyridoxal phosphate-dependent enzyme, with protein sequence MIFLSPPHMSGKELKYIQQAFESNYIAPNGEFIDRFEESIKKYTNVKSAVALCNATSALHLALKVLGVKDSQVAVSTFTFIGSVYPILYERNEPIFIDVDEYWHMDVELLEKAIKENDIKAVILPHIYGQVANIDPIKKLCEENDIYLIEDAAESLGAFYKGKHSGTFGIFGAFSFNGNKLLTTSSGGVLVSDDEKLIQKAKFLSTQAKEPGFIEYVHEEVGFNYRMSNILAAIGVGQMEVIEERIAKKREIFHWYQEFLDEKFMPELPGTRGTRWLTTIVFKEKDPWEVINKLKDKQIESRSLWNPMHLQPLFNGAKSYINGRSERLFKKGLCLPSGTTLTKNLVKEICEIIKFS
- a CDS encoding sugar transferase → MSPKQKIIKRTFDVILALIGLVVVWPVILVAWFVASIETKSNGFFFQKRVGEGGRLFTIIKIKTMYPHLNGTSITTANDARITKSGRFLRRYKIDELPQLFNILKGDMSFVGPRPDVPGYMDKLQDEDQILLSIKPGITGPATIKYKDEEKILAEVDDPKKYNDEIIWPDKVKINKEYIEHWSLAQDIKYIIKTIKG
- a CDS encoding STT3 domain-containing protein gives rise to the protein MYVQKKSMVMILAIVTAYIFSYLFHLYWIGWASHNPEFFWNGQLMINNVDGYFFGSGAQKILYHEHLDNPRLLDVWRYGTAVITAYIVKLLPISLDTAMLYLPPVLSSLVVIPIILVGRLYGNVIWGFLSALIASIGWSYYNRTLAGYYDTDMFSAMLPMFVFFFLISAIKSRSLNYILAASLTVILYPWLYDQGLSIVYAMGIMMFLYLVLFYRYEKFTYKAIIIFSFALMPILWMFKLLLVIVLWFLLKTYDTELKKFQIAAGVSFLAFILIGNVFGIILHKVFSYTSHTDQIAGLHFLNVNETVREAGKIPFEVVADRIVGSLLGLVIAVAGYILLLIRNKEFIIALPLWGIGFFAYFGGLRFTVYAVPIAAMSAVYFFFWLSERFEAKKVRIAAVSLGTLFLLAPNITHITGCCEKVSWLDSIKEFYPLKSYPYLTPTTLLKSEVALLNEFNKKSFPKDYAITWWDYGYPIWYYADVNTLIDGGKHNEDNFLVSKILTTSDQRLAANLAKLSIKVYVDTNKTVAPQLFIKNKKVINVDEFFANLSTKEYKPPKLNRDIYLILPHRMFDIFPTVAYFSERNLNTGKVYSRKFYYKNRVVQKGGKLYIGQLIVDLRRAVILIGNQQAPIKNVYIIGIDQNGKSHYKEQKIRDKGLSLIINKSFGEAIIADNKYINSIFFQMYLFDNYDPMLFEPVILSPWMKIYRIK